From Hymenobacter sediminicola:
ATGACGGAATATGCCCCGAAGGCCAGCCAGAGCGGCGGTGCCCGCATGGACCCGTTTCTGCGCCAGTTCTTCGGCGACGAGTTTGAGCAGTATCAGCAGCCCCAGCGTGGCCCACAGCAGGGTTCCGGCTCGGGTGTTATCATTGCTGCCAACGGCTACATCGTCACGAACAACCACGTAATTGACAAGGCCGACAAGATTGAGGTGGTGATGGACGACAAACGCAAGTTTGAAGCTGAGTTAGTCGGCACCGACCCCACCACCGACCTGGCCCTGCTGAAAGTGAAAGCCGATAACCTGCCTTTCATTCGCTACGGCAATTCTGACCAGGTGAAAGTTGGGGAGTGGGTGTTGGCCGTTGGCAACCCCTTCAATCTGAACTCCACGGTTACGGCCGGTATTATTTCGGCAAAGGGACGTAACATCAACATTCTGCGCGACCAGCAAGGCATGGGTATTGAGTCGTTTCTGCAGACGGATGCTGTGGTGAACCCTGGCAACTCTGGTGGTGCCCTCGTGAACCTGAATGGTGACCTGATTGGCATTAACTCGGCCATTGCTTCGCAGACCGGCTCGTTTGTAGGCTATTCCTTCGCTGTGCCCAGCTCCATCGTGAGCAAGGTGATAGACGACTTGCTGAAGTATAAAGTGGTGCAGCGCGCTCTGCTAGGAGTGCAGATCCGGGAAGTAGATGCCACGCTGGCCTCGGAGAAGAAGCTGAACTCGCTGAGTGGCGTTTATATCATGGGCCTGAGCAAAAACAGCTCGGCGGCTGATGCCGGCTTGAAAGAAGGCGACATCATCACCGAAATTAACGGTGCCAAGGTCAATACGTCGTCGCAGCTGCAGGAGCAGGTAGCCCGCTTCCGCCCCGGCGACAAAATCAAGGTGACCTACCTGCGCGGCAGCGACACCCGCACGGCTTCGGCCACGCTGCGCAACTCCACCGGCACCACCGACATCATTCGGGAAGAGCTGGCGAAGGCCATCAAATACGAAGGCGCGACGCTAGCTCCGGTGACGAAGCAGGAAATGAACAAATTGGGCCTGGAAGG
This genomic window contains:
- a CDS encoding Do family serine endopeptidase, encoding MQAKQMMLGLLGSAVLGGGVAVGGYKLLEPERANAPQVVAADPNIRYTSELRSSNYVVPEGLNFTAAAASVTPAVVHVMTEYAPKASQSGGARMDPFLRQFFGDEFEQYQQPQRGPQQGSGSGVIIAANGYIVTNNHVIDKADKIEVVMDDKRKFEAELVGTDPTTDLALLKVKADNLPFIRYGNSDQVKVGEWVLAVGNPFNLNSTVTAGIISAKGRNINILRDQQGMGIESFLQTDAVVNPGNSGGALVNLNGDLIGINSAIASQTGSFVGYSFAVPSSIVSKVIDDLLKYKVVQRALLGVQIREVDATLASEKKLNSLSGVYIMGLSKNSSAADAGLKEGDIITEINGAKVNTSSQLQEQVARFRPGDKIKVTYLRGSDTRTASATLRNSTGTTDIIREELAKAIKYEGATLAPVTKQEMNKLGLEGGAKISGIKGSNFRETGIDDGFIITRIDKNKVTKPQDVQQFLEAAKETQGALVEGVYPDGRKAYYPIGQAE